A stretch of DNA from Nerophis ophidion isolate RoL-2023_Sa linkage group LG18, RoL_Noph_v1.0, whole genome shotgun sequence:
ttcagcaagtgtgcaggtgtacctaatgatatgtccttcctcatagccttcagcaagtgtgcaggtgtacctaatgatatgtCCTTCCTCATAGCCCCCAGcaggtgtgcaggtgtacctaatgatatgtCCTTCCTCATAGCCCCCAgcaagtgtgcaggtgtacctaatgatatgtccttcctcatagccttcagcaagtgtgcaggtgtacctaatgatatgtccttcctcatagccttcagcaagtgtgcaggtgtacctaatgatatgtCCTTCCTCATAGCCCCCAGCAAGAgtgcgggtgtacctaatgatatgtCCTTTCTCATAGCCTTCAGCAAGAgtgcgggtgtacctaatgatatgtCCTTCCTCATAGCCCCCAGcaggtgtgcaggtgtacctaatgatatgtccttcctcatagccttcagcaagtgtgcaggtgtacctaatgatatgtccttcctcatagccttcagcaagtgtgcaggtgtacctaatgatatgtCCTTCCTCATAGCCCCCAGCAAGAgtgcgggtgtacctaatgatatgtCCTTTCTCATAGCCTTCAGCAAGAgtgcgggtgtacctaatgatatgtCCTTCCTCATAGCCCCCAGcaggtgtgcaggtgtacctaatgatatgtccttcctcatagccctcagcaagtgtgcaggtgtacctaatgatatgtACTTCCTCATAGCCCCCAGcaggtgtgcaggtgtacctaatgatatgtccttcctcatagccctcagcaagtgtgcaggtgtacctaatgatatgtCCTTCCTCATAGCCCCCAGcaggtgtgcaggtgtacctaatgatatgtCCTTCCTCATAGCCCCCAgcaagtgtgcaggtgtacctaatgatatgtccttcctcatagccttcagcaagtgtgcaggtgtacctaatgatatgtccttcctcatagccttcagcaagtgtgcaggtgtacctaatgatatgtCCTTCCTCATAGCCCCCAgcaagtgtgcaggtgtacctaatgatatgtCCTTCCTCATAGCCCCCAGCAAGAgtgcgggtgtacctaatgatatgtCCTTTCTCATAGCCTTCAGCAAGAgtgcgggtgtacctaatgatatgtCCTTCCTCATAGCCCCCAGcaggtgtgcaggtgtacctaatgatatgtccttcctcatagccctcagcaagtgtgcaggtgtacctaatgatatgtACTTCCTCATAGCCCCCAGcaggtgtgcaggtgtacctaatgatatgtccttcctcatagccctcagcaagtgtgcaggtgtacctaatgatatgtCCTTCCTCATAGCCCCCAGcaggtgtgcaggtgtacctaatgatatgtccttcctcatagccttcagcaagtgtgcaggtgtacctaatgatatgtccttcctcatagccttcagcaagtgtgcaggtgtacctaatgatatgtccttcctcatagccttcagcaagtgtgcaggtgtacctaatgatatgtccttcctcatagccttcagcaagtgtgcaggtgtacctaatgatatgtCCTTCCTATGCCCCCAGcaggtgtgcaggtgtacctactGATATGTCCTTCCTCATAGCCCCCAGCAagagtgcaggtgtacctaatgatatgtccttcctcatagccttcagcaagtgtgcaggtgtacctaatgatatgtccttcctcatagccttcagcaagtgtgcaggtgtacctaatgatatgtCCTTCCTCATAGCCCCCAgcaagtgtgcaggtgtacctaatgatatgtccttcctcatagccttcagcaagtgtgcaggtgtacctaatgatatgtCCTTCCTCATAGCCCCCAGcaggtgtgcaggtgtacctaatgatatgtccttcctcatagccttcagcaagtgtgcaggtgtacctaatgatatgtCCTTCCTCATAGCCCCCAGcaggtgtgcaggtgtacctaatgatatgtCCTTCCTCATAGCCCCCAgcaagtgtgcaggtgtacctaatgatatgtCCTTCCTCATAGCCCCCAgcaagtgtgcaggtgtacctaatgatatgtCCTTCCTCATAGCCCCCAGcaggtgtgcaggtgtacctaatgatatgtCCTTCCTCATAGCCCCCAgcaagtgtgcaggtgtacctaatgatatgtCCTTCCTCATAGCCCCCAGcaggtgtgcaggtgtacctaatgatatgtccttcctcatagccttcagcaagtgtgcaggtgtacctaatgatatgtCCTTCCTATGCCCCCAGcaggtgtgcaggtgtacctaatgatatgtCCTCCCTCATAGCCTTCAGCAAGAgtgcgggtgtacctaatgatatgtCCTTCCTCATAGCCCCCAgcaagtgtgcaggtgtacctaatgatatgtccttcctcatagccttcagcaagtgtgcaggtgtacctaatgatatgtCCTTCCTCATAGCCCCTAGCAagagtgcaggtgtacctaatgatatgtCCTTCCTCATAGCCCCCAGCAGGTGTGCAGGTGTAGGATACGGGATGAGAAGGGGCTGCCTAGCCCACAAGTGTGTTAGAATCCTTGAAGCATGTCCACTGAGTCCTCCTGACAGCAGCTCTGCTTTACATCCACACACTTCCTGGGCCAACAGCGCCATGTTGCCAGCTGACACAGGAGGAGGCAGGTGTCACTTGCTGTTTGCCGCACACTCTTATTTGGCGGCTTACCTGAGAACATTTCCCCCTGTACTGTGAAGCCTCGGCCGCGTGCGGTCTGAACGACGGCGTCCACGTCGACGGCGCCGTGCCGTGTGAGGTGAGCGGCCGCACACAGAGCTACCAGGCCGCACCTGCAAGATGAAGACCAAACATGAGCGTGCAGTCACACCTTGGCAAATATGTGGTGTTGACATCATGAGTCAAAGGTGAGGAGGTGTGGTCAGGACTTACTGTGGACCGTCTTGGATGAGAGAAGGCACGTATGTGTTGATAAGTATCCAGTGGAGGTCTGGGCTGAAACTGAAGCACATTcaaataacacttcaacaaaaataATTGTTGCTTTAAAACTGTGTGTGTGCTTCACAAACAACTCTTCTGGAAATATGTCAACAATGGGAAATTGCATTCAAATTTTAGTTCAGCAAATCTTTGGTTAGTACAtgttttttgtcagttatttcaCATGTGAATGTCTCAAACTAAAACTATAGGATTGTGATAAAAATACCACTTGATAGAGGCACTGGTGCAACATAATTTAAGAATCAATGTCTTTTAAGAAAATATCTAtcataaacatgtatgtatatatatatatatatatatatatatatatatatatatatatatatatatatatatatgtaggtgtgggaaaaatcacaagactacttcatctctacagatctgtttcatgaggggttccctcaatcatcagattttaatggaagcattcacatacaatggtttatatagggcacagagtgggtgggtacaagcaggcgtagggtgtggtgattggctcatgtgttacctaggaggtgtttctgtctatggcggcatgttgaaatgatttcactgcgcttgttgagagatgatagatctggatgatatataataaacagtttctctttcaagcataggttgcatcttttattaccactgttgtaaggtgtgctggatgcaagaatttgccatgttattgaatattcaacattattgtctttgaggttccaaatgtgtttgctgagttctgtagaattctgcaaagtctggtttctaaaggaggcctcctttgagttctgtagaattctgcaaagtctggtttctaaatgaggcctcctttagaaaccagactttgcagaattctacagaactcagcaaacacatttggaacctcaaagacaataatgttgaatattcaataacatggcaaattcttgcatccagcacaccttacaacagtggtaataaaagatgcaacctatgcttaaaagagaaactgtttattatatatcatccagatctatcatctctcaacaagcgcagtgaaatcatttcaacatgccgccatagacggaaacacctcctaggtaacacatgagccaatcaccacacactacgcctgcttgtacccattctgtgctctatataaaccattgtatgtgaatgcttccattaaaatctcctgatgattgagggaacccctcatgaaacagatctgtagagatgaagtagtcttgtgatttttcccacacctacatattgcgctctaccacggtatcgagcactattctctggataatccaatcaagacatatatatatatatatatatatatatatatatatgtgtgtgtttaaatactGAAAAAGCAGGTATAGGTTATGAATGTGcgcaagtaaacaagctacagcaaaacCTTTGTTGCATAAATTACATTACAAAAATGTAAACTGCCataaaggagaggacttaaagggcaGGGATGTAGTCCAAAAGATTGGACTAGATCAGCGGTCAGCAACccgaaatgttgaaaaagccaaaTTGGACAGAAAATACAttaaacaaatctgtctggagccgcaaaaaatgaaaagctgcAAATAAgtcttaaaatgaaggcaacacatgatataagtgtctatattagcctactatttattttttcataacatggttacTGCTttgtggtgaggtggcgacttgtccgattgtagctgagataggcaccaccacccccctcgcgaccccaaagggaataagcggtaggaaatggatggatggatggttactgCTGCCTTGTTTTTCTTGTCatgttcttatttttactgttacatttgtattcttattagaatggaatacaatagaatagaatattactttttcattttgtttattactttttatttttattgctatattttctattgtatttccatttatacctccATTAGTTACTTTGTATATCTTTATCTCTATTATATtttctatctacctatctatctatgtgtcgaggctgaagcaaatcttggttgacagaaatgttcaaatgtaatatttattctacacattagcatccattagtaaatcagaagctactcagaaggtgagataactcctggaaatgactggcttgtAATGGCCAAAGGTAGACATGTTGTCTTTAACAACATGACGCACagacaactatgagaaatgcagccactaTTACAcaaagataatgtgtcatgagacaagcaaaactaaattaaatacaaaaaggataaaagtaaaggatattaaacgagctcaaatatagctacaaataaggcataacgatgcaatatgtacatacagctaaccttaATAGCCTGATTagtactccaacaagtcaataacatcaacaaagcgcacctttgtgcgttcacacacagcataaaaccattggtgtacaaaatgagacaaagaaagagtggaagattttacatgtaaacaaactatggtgagttcaaaaaccgccaaaattagtaggacaaaacgatgttcaccgaatactcatattaaacagtggtagttctaacaattgggaaggtttgtgtcatgttttcagggcttcacggtggcagaggggttagtgcatctgcctcacaatacgaagttcctgcagtcttgggttcaaatccaggctcgggatctttctgtgtggagtttgcatgttctccccgtgaatgcgtgggttccctccgggtactccggcttcctcccacttccaaagacatgcacctggggataggttgattggcaacactaaattggccctagtctgtgaatgtgagtgtgaatgttgtctgtctatctgtgttggccctgcgatgaggtggcgacttgtccagggtgtaccccgccttacgcccgattgtagctgagataggcgccagcgccccccgcgaccccaaaagggaataagcggtagaaaatggaaatggatgtgtcatgtttgtccttagacaaaaaacatactgtaaaacaaaacaagtattttcccccattttttttccctttctaaAGATGCTCCATGGAGCCACTGGGGAGCCGGGTGTTGCTGACTCCCAGACCAGCTTCAAATGTTAATGCAAAGTGTTCCTCGACACAAGAGGAGCACTCTCGTGTTTCATGGAATTCactgaaaaaaatgtttgtcatccaACTTCTGAACTGAACTAGAGGGGCCCCGCATGGTGTCGTTTCTGGGCCACATTCGGCCCCCGGGACTTGTCTTTGACACGCGCCTGGTAGAAGGAAAATGTTTGAATTGCAAAGATCATGCGATCACCTGTTCTCCCGTTGACGAATAAGCATAAGAGGCTCGGTGTTATCTCCCACAACTGGACTTCTGCTGAGTCCTATACTTTGATACAACTTCTTCTTCTTGCTGTCCTTGTCTGTTGAGCATGGAGGTGCAGGAGGAGGTGCAGGAGGAGGAGCAGGAGGTGCAGGAGCAGGAAGGTGCATGGAGGACCCAGACATGTTCCCAGAGATCCTGACAAAAGAGAAGTTAGGttgaaataaagaagacaatCTAAAAGAAGATGCAACTTCTCTGCACAAGACACTCTAATAGCCATTAAACTAAGTGGTCGTTCACCTCTCTTTCTGGAATAAACGTCACAGCTAAGTACATGCTGCAGGGCTTCGAAGGTATGCTTGTATATTTCATAACAAGCTTACATAATTTGAGTGAAAGTTGTTGTGAAAATGTTGTTTAACTCACTTTTCAGGCGAGCTTAGCAGCCGGTGGTTATGACCATATTTGGTAACTCTCttcttcaggtttttttttttttttgaaccaaCAGTTTGTCGCCCCTGCTGGTACGGAAGACCAACTTCCGTTCGTTACATTTCCTATTCTTAAATGCAAACCATAAAACGCATTTCGGgccattttttttctatttttacatttCTGGAACAAAAGTTGAACAACTATTAAATGACACCTTTTTTCAAAACGtcaataggactcctgctgaagaAATATGAACCTGGTTCGTGtactttccgttttttctacctcagttctgaaacgcaaatcaaaaaataaaattgtaaccGAGGGTTTATATATATCGCATATActgttcaaaaataaaaaataacaaacacgaaggctccagttttacacgagAACCACTTTATTTCCTTTCTTTTCAAACTCCGCTCCACCACAACtcgtcaccacttccgctcttagcgccttcaaaataagagctcaaggcatgtACTGTATATCAGCTTATAACAAGAACAAGCACCGTCCTCATTTCGACACAATAACAGGATAAGTACAAAAACAACACGGGCagtccataaaaataggttacacaaTTAGGCCCGTTTTTAGATTTTTCTTTCAAACGGCAGatgttaaaataaacaaaaaagggaTGGCTTTCATTAATATATTGCCATAAATTTTGACTGGGGTTAGtatatgtgcctcacaatacggaggtcctgagttgtcctgagtttaatcccagggtcgcgatctttctgtgtggagtttgcatgttctccccgtgactgcgtgggttccctccgggtactccggcttcctcccacctccaaagacatacacctggggataggcccctcccacctccaaagacatacacctggggataggcccttcccacctccaaagacatgcacctggggataggcccctcccacctccaaagacatacacctggggataggttgattggtaacactaaattggccctagtgtgtgaatgtgatgaggtggcgacttgtccagggtgtacgcggccttccgctcgaatgcagctaagatggCCTCCAGCGACCCCTCGcgaccctgaatgggacaagcggtaggaaatggatggatggatttgatttttttccagattaaacgcaaacatttttgcaaaaaatcatggttttctgtgtgatgacaaattgaaccggaagcattAATTTAGCATTTCCTTCTCCTTTAGCATGTCTTTAGCACAACAGTAACATCTTTGTTCAGTAGAAGTCCTATTTAGTCTcatgaataaaaaaaagtgtaattaaatatccaacttttgtttcagaaatgaaaataggaaaaaatgctccaaaacttgtttttatgactcctgctgaacaaaaatgtttataatgaattgattaacgtagaccccgacttaaacaagttgaaaaacttattggggtgttaccatttagtggtcaattgtacggaatatgtactgtactgtgcaatctactcataaaagtctcaatcaatcaatcaaaagcacatctgtttcaaatgtgttcacactcttggatgtttaaagtcatattctgtggttctcatcttcagacatgaacacaaataatttttgttagtccttcggaagaactttattactagctttgaacatcattaatagggtattcaattctacaatgtcttttagttttagtaatcctgacctaatgaagagtggatttgtgtggtctccaTTTTCTACTGTAAAAAGATATGAATTACTCTTTTCTATGAaataaataaaggcattatgttgctgtgaTGTTTATTCATATTTCTGCACAGTAAtggaaataaggtagaataattcaacaatataacattctcattgtgttataGGGGAAActgtatttaaccttgttcaaaataaataaacttatttttcacatgcaatatataagctttccatgtcaacttttcatctaagacaggggtgtccaaactttttccactgagggccgcacacggaaaaattaaagcatgcggacgccgttttgatatttttcattttcaaaccataacaaaatatatggattcttttttgtcttccctttaggactcccagggaccatagagggtttccgtcattaacatgttaaaaataagtcaaattattattttcattttttatgtaacgcttacagtaaatctctatatcaacttcaggttgaaaaaaagttaaaaaaaaaaaaggttttatgcctttacagtcaaagacaactttgtttttttcatagtaaaactgaaatatgcagtatttcccccattgcccaaaacattcagaaagcaatattTGATCTGATTGGAGTCctgaaaagatcaataatgcaggacaccattgatttaaatgtattattatttctgagtaatcacagtgaaaaaataaataaaaccccactaaatatatttgggatccaaaaggtcccccactcataaaatgatacatttttattattatttgtttttctttcaacacttaagttacgagaacaacttcagatatatttgtcggttttacatttgaactattattttgttggttttatgctctttttttatatggcaaccacacagtatatgcacataatattgTCCACATCAAACATTATGAAGTGAAAtattgaagtaattggagccttaaatagctcaataattcattataatttttttttttactttttttttcagcattggcaataagagcaaaataatcaatcaatcaatcaatgtttatttatatagccccaaatcacaaatgtctcaaaggactgcacaaatcattacgattaaataaagaaaaacaacgacaaaaaaaacagcctttgtggcagctttgtgtcaacattgcaacttttccctgTTAGATTTGACCTCGTTctacttttttttgtgtttcttttattttcattttaatttttgcagtagtatttccagaatgtgtggcgggccacgaAAAAATTAGCAGCGGGCCCCAAATGGCCCACGGTCCGCACTTTGGACCCCCCTGATCTAAGgtgaccccaagaaatctgatttaGTGTTGTTGGGGGAGTGAGGTAATACGAATGAGAGCAATATACAAACCGGACACTGGGTGGTAGCATAGTGCTGTCACACCTTGTTTGCAACCACCAatgagaaaaagaacaagaaatgcGTCTCGTTTCCCTTGTCTAAT
This window harbors:
- the actmap gene encoding actin maturation protease, which gives rise to MSGSSMHLPAPAPPAPPPAPPPAPPCSTDKDSKKKKLYQSIGLSRSPVVGDNTEPLMLIRQRENSFSPDLHWILINTYVPSLIQDGPQCGLVALCAAAHLTRHGAVDVDAVVQTARGRGFTVQGEMFSAGNMALLAQEVCGCKAELLSGGLSGHASRILTHLWARQPLLIPYDEDYNHEPCQRGGHRAHWAVASGVLLGVEPGSVSSEQTRPDPTLPWIHLPGESSSSRCPAVGSWSPGDVYILAKQGKSLRYQLWGWDSVARSNEQLKAMDPQRCSDGTTYVVPEGGVEAGLAGQAVLLHTRTPSEEAHRIG